The stretch of DNA TCCGGGCGGCGTCGTGGGTCTCGTCGCGCTGCTGGCGCTGCTGTTCTGCGGCGGCGTCGCGCCGCGCTGGGTGAAGGCCGGCGCGGACTGGCTGCTGTCCGACATGCTGCTGTTCTTCATCCCGGCCGCCGTTGCGGCGGTGCAGTACGGCGGGCTGTTCCGCTCGGACGGCTGGCGGCTCGCGCTCGTCGTCGCGGGCGGCACGCTGATGGTGATGGTCGCCGTCGCGGTCGCGGTCGATCTGGCCGCGCGGCTCGAACGCCATCTCGCGCTGCGCCGCGTGCGGGTCTGACGGTTCCGGCCGACGTCGCCGTTTCGTTTCGCCGGCTCGTTTCAAGTCGTGTTTCACGGCCGCGCTTCACGGCCGCGCTTCACGGCCCTATTTCACAGTCCCGTTCCGTCGCGGATGACGCCGTCATGAGTTCGTTCTACGCCACGCTGTTCGCCGACGACGCGTCGCGCCTGATCGCCGCCGGCTGTTTCGTGCTGACCATCGCGCTGTATTTCGCGTCGAAGAAGCTGTACGCGCGCTACCGGTCGCCATGGCTCACGCCGCTCCTCGCGGTGCCGGCGGTGCTCGCGGTGCTCGTGCTCGCGCTGCATATCCCGTATCCGGTCTACTTCCAGGACACCCGCTGGCTGATGTGGCTGCTCGGGCCGGCGACCGTCGCGTTCGCGGTGCCGATTCACGAGTATCGCGACCTGCTGAAGCGTCACTGGATCTCGCTCGCGGTCGGCGTGACGGTCGGCATCGTCGTCGCGGTCGGCGGCTCGCTCGCGCTCGCGAAACTGCTGCACCTGTCGCCGGACCTGCAACGCAGCCTGATGACCCGCTCGGTGTCGACGCCGTTCGCGCTCGCCGTGTCGGACAAGATCCACGCGCCGCGCGAGTTGACCGCGCTGTTCGTGATCGCGACCGGCGTCTGCGGGATGCTGTTCGGCGAACTGGTGCTCGCGCTCGTGCCGCTGCGCACGCGACTCGCGCGCGGCGCGCTGTTCGGCGCGGCCGCGCACGGCGTCGGCACCGCGAAGGCGCGCGAACTCGGCAGCGAGGAGGGCGTCGTCGCGAGCCTGACGATGATGATCGCGGGCGTCGTGATGGTGCTGCTCGCGCCGGCGCTCGGCGGGTTGCCGATCTGAAAACCGCGGTTCGCGCGGCGCGCCCGCGGTTGCCGGCGCGGCGCGCTCATGCCGGGGGTGGACGATCGAACCCGGCTGGAACTTCAGGGTCTTGCGCGGTCGCGACGGCAGACTGAAGCCAGCGCCGCTTATCGCTCACCGCGACATCCGGCGAACCCTTCCACGCATTCCCCGCCGCGTCATCAATCACGCCTCGAAACCCCGCCAAGCGCCGCACCGCGCGTTATCCCGATTTGCTACAATCACGCCTCGTCTCCGAGGAGCGTTGCGACAGGCCATCAGCGCCTGCCAGGCTCGGGACGATCAATCCGGTACTCGCGCGTCACGGGAAGCAACCGCGCCGCGAGCCACCGCATCGAAACGGCGCTCACGTCTATTTCTAGTCACTTTTAGAAAGGAGGGCGTGATGAACGCCGCAGTCCAGGATTCCAACGTTGCCAACGATTTCGTCGTCGCCGATCTGGCGCTTGCCGGCTGGGGCCGCAAGGAACTCGACATCGCCGAAACCGAAATGCCCGGTCTCGTGCAGATCCGCGAGGAATACAAGGCGCAGCAGCCGCTGAAAGGCGCGCGCATCGCCGGCTCGCTGCACATGACGATTCAGACCGGCGTGCTGATCGAGACGCTGAAGGCGCTCGGCGCGGACGTCCGCTGGGCGTCGTGCAACATCTTCTCGACCCAGGACCACGCCGCCGCCGCGATCGCGCAGGGCGGCACGCCGGTGTTCGCGTTCAAGGGCGAATCGCTCGACGAATACTGGGAATACACGCACCGCATCTTCGAATGGCCGAACGGCGAATTCGCGAACATGATCCTCGACGACGGCGGCGACGCAACGCTGCTGCTGATCCTCGGCTCGAAGGCGGAGAAGGACCGCTCGGTGATCGCGAAGCCGACGAACGAGGAAGAAGTCGCGCTGTACAAGGCGATCGCGAAGCACCTCGACGTCGATGCGACGTGGTACTCGACGCGCCTCGCGCAGATCCAGGGCGTCACCGAGGAAACGACGACCGGCGTGCACCGCCTGTACCAGATGGAGAAGGAAGGCCGTCTGCCGTTCCCGGCGATCAACGTGAACGACTCGGTCACGAAGTCGAAGTTCGACAACCTGTACGGCTGCCGCGAGTCGCTCGTCGACGGCATCAAGCGCGCGACCGACGTGATGATCGCGGGCAAGATCGCGGTCGTCGCGGGTTACGGCGACGTGGGCAAGGGCTGCGCGCAGTCGCTGCGCGGCCTCGGCGCGACCGTGTGGGTCACTGAAATCGATCCGATCTGCGCGCTGCAGGCGGCGATGGAAGGCTACCGCGTCGTCACGATGGAATACGCGGCCGACAAGGCCGACATCTTCGTCACGGCGACCGGCAACTACCACGTGATCGGCCATGACCACATGAAGGCGATGCGCCACAACGCGATCGTCTGCAACATCGGCCACTTCGACTCGGAAATCGATGTCGCGTCGACCCGCCAGTACCAGTGGGACAACATCAAGCCGCAGGTCGACCACATCATCTTCCCGGACGGCAAGCGCGTGATCCTGCTGGCCGAAGGCCGCCTCGTGAACCTCGGCTGCGCGACCGGCCACCCGTCGTTCGTGATGTCGAACTCGTTCACGAACCAGACGCTCGCGCAGATCGAACTGTTCACGCGCGGCGACCAGTACGAGAGCAAGGTGTACGTGCTGCCGAAGCATCTGGACGAGAAGGTCGCGCGCCTGCACCTCGCGCGCATCGGCGCGAACCTGACCGTGCTGTCGGACGACCAGGCCGGCTACATCGGCGTGGACAAGAACGGCCCGTTCAAGCCGAACCACTACCGCTACTAAGCGGACCGCGCGGCGCGCCGCATGCAGTTCGTGCAGGCGGCGCGCCGCGCGCCGGTTCGCGAAGCGCCGCGCCGCCGCTACGGCGGTTGCCGTAGCGCGGGCTTCGGCGGCGCAACCTCGTTACGCAATCCAACCACAAGGAGCTTCCGATGACCGTGCTGCTGACCTGGCTCATCAACGCGCTCGCCCTGCTGATCATCACGTGGCTCGTGCCGTCCATCCACATCCGCAGCTTCGGCACCGCGCTGATCGTGGCGATCGTGCTCGGCCTCATCAACGCGGTGCTGCGCCCGGTGCTGATCCTGCTGACGCTGCCGGTGACGATCCTGACGCTTGGCCTCTTCATCCTCGTCGTGAACGCGCTGTGTTTCTGGCTCGCCGCGTCGCTGCTGAAGGGCTTCGAGGTGTCCGGGTTCTGGTCGGCGTTCTTCGGCTCGATCCTGTACAGCATCGTGTCGTGGCTGCTGTCGGCGCTGATCTTCGGTCATCGCAACCTGGTCTGACGGCGGCATCTGCATCATGAAACCGATCGAACTTTCATTCGAATTCTTTCCGCCCAAGACGCAGGACGGCATGGACAAGCTGCGCGCGACGCGTGCGCAGCTCGCGTTGCTGAAGCCGAAGTTCGTCTCGGTGACGTTCGGCGCGGGCGGTTCGACGCAGCAGGGCACGCTCGACACGGTGCTCGACATCGCGAAGGAAGGCGTCGAAGCGGCGCCGCATCTGTCGTGCATCGGCTCGTCGAAGGAGAGCCTGCGCGCGATCCTCGCGCGCTACCGCTCGCACGGCATCCGCCACATCGTCGCGCTGCGCGGCGACCTGCCGTCCGGCATGGGCGAGGTCGGCGAACTGCGCTACGCGTCCGAACTCGTCGCGTTCATCCGCGAGGAAACCGGCGACGCGTTCCACATCGAAGTGGCCGCGTATCCGGAATACCATCCGCAGGCGCGCTCGCCGCGCCACGACCTCGAAGCGTTCGCGCGCAAGGTGAAGGCCGGCGCGGATTCGGCGATCACGCAGTATTTCTTCAACGCGGACGCGTATTTCCGCTTCGTCGACGACGCGCGCAAGCTCGGCGTCGACGTGCCGATCGTGCCGGGCATCATGCCGATCACGAACTACTCGCAGCTGATGCGCTTTTCGGAGATGTGCGGCGCGGAAGTGCCGCGCTGGATCGCGAAGCGGCTGGAGAGCTACGGCGACGACCGCGAGTCGATCCGCGCGTTCGGCGTCGACGTCGTGGCGGACCTGTGCCGCCGGCTGGCGGACGCCGACGCGCCGGGGCTGCACTTCTACACGCTGAACAATGCGGCCGCGACGGCTGCGATCTGCGAACGCATCGGCGGTTGATGCGGTTGCGCCACCGTCGCCGGCGAGGCGGCGGGTGTTCCAGCGGTCCTCGACGGTCCGCTTTCGTTCCGATGCAAAGAGGTAGGGAGCGGAAGCGGACCGTTTTTCGTTTGCTGCTTTCCTTCGGTTTTCAGGCGGTTTTCCGCGTTCCCGCGCCGCTTTCGCTCCTTTCGCGCCCGCCCCGATCGCTTTGCCGCGCCCGCATGCGCGTCTCGCGCGTCACACGGCTTTCACGCGATCCATGACCCCGTCAGCCACATTCAAGTTTTGGCCGGACTACCCGATAAACGTTGCATGCGCACGCTGTCAACGCAACGGGTCCGATCGGACCGGGGCGAGCGGCGAATGAGGCAATACACGTCGGAGAAAGCGTCGAAATGAGCAGGATGAGTCTGAACCGGAAACTATGGCTGGCGCTTGCGCTCGTGTGGCTCGGCGTGATCGGCGTCGGCGTGCTCGGCGCGGTCGAGGCGCGCAATACGATGCTCGCGGAGCGCAAGGCGGGCGTCGTGAACCTCGTCGAGTCGGCGCAGGGCATCGTGAAGAGTTATTACGCGCTGTCGCAGGCCGGCAGGATGAGCGTCGAGGACGCGAAGCGCGAGGCGCTCGCGCGGCTCGCGTCGATGCGCTACGGCGGCAACGGCTACGTGTTCGTGGAAGACTCGCGGCCGGTCGTGCTGATGCACCCGACGCTGCCGCAGATGGTCGGCAACGATTCGGCGCAGACGTTCCGCGATCCGGACGGCAAGCTGCTCTACGTCGCGATTGCCGACGCCACGAAGGCGAACGGCCACGGCTTCGTCGAATACCGGTCGCGCGTGCCGAACAGCCAGGAAACCGCGGTGCCGAAGATCAGCTACGTATCGCGCTTCGAGCCGTGGGACTGGAACATCGCGAGCGGCGTGTTCGTCCGCGACATCGACACGACGTATCACGACACGCTGTTGAGCCACCTGCTGATCGTGCTGGTGATCGGCGGCGCGATCTCGCTCGCGATGGGGCTCATCATCCGCAACGTGCGCCGCACGCTCGGCGGCGAACCGGGCGAGGCGGCGAGCGTCGCGGCGGGCATCGCGAACGGCGACCTGACGCTGGTCGTGCCGGTGCGCGCGAACGACTCCACGAGCATGATGGCCGCGATGGCGTCGATGCAGGCGCGGCTGCAACGCGCGATCGGCGAGATCCGCCAGGCGGCCGGGTCGATCGCGACCGCGACGCGCGAGATCGCGTCCGGCAACTCGGACCTGTCGCAGCGCACCGAACAGCAGGCCGCATCGCTGGAGGAAACGGCCGCCAGCATGGAACAGCTGACCGCGACGGTGAAGCAGAACGCGGACAACGCGCGGCAGGCGAGCGGCCTCGCGGCGAACGCGTCCGGGATCGCCGCGAAGGGCAGCGACGTGGTGAGCCGCGTCGTCGACACGATGGGGCAGATCAACGAAAGCTCGCAGCAGATCTCGGACATCGTGAACATGATCGAAGGGATCGCGTTCCAGACCAACATCCTCGCGCTGAATGCGGCGGTCGAGGCGGCGCGCGCGGGCGAGCAGGGCCGCGGTTTCGCGGTGGTCGCGGGCGAGGTGCGCAGCCTCGCGCAGCGCTCGGCGTCGGCGGCGCGCGAGATCAAGCAGTTGATCGACGCATCGGTCGAGCGGGTCGGCAACGGCACGACGCTCGTGTCGCAGGCGGGCACGACGATGGCCGAGATCGTGCAGGCGATCAACCGCGTGACCGACATCATGGGCGAGATCGCGGCGGCGTCGGCGGAGCAGAGCGACGGCATCACGCAGGTCGGCCGCGCGGTCACGCAGATGGACGAGGTCACGCAGCAGAACGCGGCGCTCGTCGAGCAGGCGACGGCGGCGGCGGCCTCGCTGCAGGGGCAGGCCGCGCGGCTGCATGAGGCGGTCGGCGCGTTCCGCGTGAACGCGGGCGACGAATTGCGCGCGGCCGCGCCGCGTGTTGGCGGGCCGGTCACGCCGGGCGTGGCGAAGCCGGTTGCGGAGCTTAACGCGCCGGCCGCAGCGACGGCCGTCGCTGCGAAACCGGTGGTGCGGCCGGCGCCGAAGGCGCGGCTGCTGAAACCGTCGGCGAAAACCACGGCGAAGGCATCGACGCCCGCCGTCCCGGCGACCGCGCCGGACGACGACTGGACGACGTTCTAGTTTCGGTTTCGGCCGCATGGCGGCTTCGACCGTACGGCGCGCGGGCATGGGTAGTTGGCTGGCGCGCCCGCCGCCTCTTTCCGCGCAGGCGGAGTTTCGTCGAACGAAGCGTCATGCGATGCGATCGCGTATCGGGGCGACGCGCTTCGGCGACACACACACACACCGATCCGGCGCAAGCCCCCTCGTTCGCATCGGCCCGTCCGCATCGACACGCGGAAACAACGCGACGCGAAGCCGCGTATCGGGTATCGCGGATCGCGTATCGCGTATCGGGAACAAACCCCCACGAGTCCCGCTGTTGACCCAACGGGCATGATCCTTCAGCACTCGCGAGCGGTTTCACACCGCCGTCATCGGGTCTCGCTCGCCGTTTGCGCCCAACACCCGCGCCGCCCGCGCTGTCAACCCGCCGTCCGGTATCGGGCTACGCGCTTTTTTGCTCGCTTGTGACTGCCGCGCAAGCTCAAGTAATATGCCGCCTACGCTGGCCCCGGCCGGCGCTGAACTGGAGGAAACATGAAAGAAAACAATCTGTTGCGAGTCATGCGCTTGACCTCGGTCGCCGCGCTCGCAGCGGCGTCGATTGCAGGCTCCCCGCTCGCGCGCGCAGCCGGCGGCATTCCGGACAAGACGCTCGTCTATTGTTCCGAAGGCAGCCCGGCCGGCTTCGACCCGGCGTTGTACACGACCGGCGTCGACTTCACCGCGAACACGTTCACGGTCTACAACCGCCTCGTCGAATTCGAGCGCGGCAGCACGAAGATCGAACCGGGTCTCGCGCAGTCGTGGGATGTTTCTTCCGATGGCAAGGTGTACACGTTCCATCTGCGTCACGGCGTGAAGTTCCAGACGACCGCGTATTTCAAGCCGAGCCGCGAATTCAGCGCGGACGACGTGCTGTTCACGTTCAACCGGATGCTCGATCCGAACCAGCCGTTCCGCAAGGCGTATCCGGTGCAATTTCCGTACTTCACCGACATGGGCCTCGACAAGCTGATCGCGAAGATCGAAAAGGTCGATCCGTACACGGTGCGCTTCACGCTGAACGAGCCGAACGCGCCGTTCATCGCGAACATGGCGATGGAGTTCGCGTCGATCCAGTCCGCTGAATACGCGGACCAGTTGCTGAAGGCAGGCAAGGCCGCCGACATCAACCAGTTCCCGGTCGGCACTGGCCCGTTCATCTTCAAGAGCTACACGAAGGACGCGACGATCCGCTTCGACGGCAATCCCGATTACTGGAAGCCGGGCGCGGTGAAGGTCTCGAAGCTGATCTTCTCGATCACGCCGGATGCGAGCGTGCGCGTGCAGAAGATCAAGCGCGACGAATGCCAGGTGATGAGCTACCCGCGCCCGGCGGACATCGAGCCGCTGAAGGCGCAGCCGACCATCGCGATGCCGTCGCAATCGGGCTTCAACCTCGGCTACCTGTCGTACAACGTGCAGCACAAGCCGCTCGACAACGTCGACGTGCGCCACGCGCTCGACATGGCGATCAACAAGAAGGCGATCATCGATTCGGTGTACCAGGGCGCGGGCCAGCTCGCGACGAACCCGATGCCGCCGACGCAATGGTCGTTCGACAAGACGCTGACCGGCAACGCGTACGACCCGGCCAAGGCGAAGGCGCTGCTGACGAAGGCGGGCCTCGCGAACGGCTTCGAGATCACGCTGTGGGCGATGCCGGTGCAGCGTCCGTACAACCCGAACGCGCGGCTGATGGCCGAGATGATCCAGGCGGACTGGGCGAAGATCGGCGTGAAGGCGAAGATCGTCACGTACGAGTGGGGCGAATACATCAAGCGCGCGCACGCGGGCGAGGACGATACGATGCTGATCGGCTGGACGGGCGACAACGGCGATCCGGACAACTGGCTCGGCACGCTGCTCGGCTGCGAGGCGATCAACGGCAACAACTTCAGCAAATGGTGTTATAAGCCGTTCGACGATCTGATCCAGAAAGGCCGCGTGACGGCCGATCAGGCGCAGCGCACGAAGTACTATGTGGACGCGCAGCGGATCTTCGCGCAGCAACTGCCGTTCTCGCCGATCGCGCACTCGACCGTCTATCAGCCGGTCAGCAAGAAGGTGACCGACATGCGCATCGATCCGCTCGGCTTCGCGCGCTTCGACGGCGTCGGTTTGCAATAACGCGAAAGCCGAATCGGCAAAGCGGTCGGAAAACTGTCGAAATCAGGTCCGGCGACCGGGGTCACGCACCCCTGTCGCCGGTTGCGTTTCAATCCATGCTTTCGGGGGAACACTTCATGTTCCGCTTCGTTCTGCGCCGCGTCGGCATGGTGATACCCACGTTCATCGGCATCACCATCCTCGCGTTCGCGCTGATCCATCTGATTCCCGGCGACCCCATCGAAGTGATGATGGGCGAGCGCGGCGTCGATCCGCAGATGCACGCGGACGCGATGCACCGCCTCGGGCTCGACGAGCCGCTGCCGGTCCAGTATCTGCACTATGTCTGGCACGCGTTGCAGGGCAACCTCGGCGTGTCCGTCATCACGAACACCAGCGTGATGGACGAGTTCCTCGCGCGTTTTCCGGCGACGGTCGAACTGTCGATCTGCGCGCTGATCTTCGCGCTCGCGATCGGCCTGCCGGCCGGCGTGGTCGCCGCGTTGAAGCGCGGCACGCTCGTCGATCACGGCGTGATGGGCACCGCGCTGACCGGCTATTCGATGCCGATCTTCTGGTGGGGGCTCATCCTCATCATGGTGTTCTCGGCGCAGCTCGGCTGGACGCCGGTGTCGGGCCGCATCGCGGTCGAATACGACATCCCGCGCGTGACCGGCTTCCTGCTGATCGACTCGCTCCTGCCCGGCACCGACGAAGGCGCGTTCCGCTCGGCGGTGAGCCACCTGATCCTGCCGGCCATCGTGCTCGGCACCATCCCGCTCGCGGTGGTCGCGCGGATGACCCGTTCGTCGATGCTCGAAGTGCTGCGCGAGGACTATATCCGCACGGCGCGCGCGAAAGGGCTGTCGCCCGCGCGCGTGATCGTCGTGCACGCGCTGCGCAACGCGCTGATCCCGGTCGTCACCGTGATCGGGTTGCAGGTCGGCACGCTGCTTGCGGGCGCGGTGCTGACCGAGACGCTGTTCTCGTGGCCCGGCATCGGCAAATGGCTGATCGACGCGATCAGCCGGCGCGACTATCCGGTCGTGCAGGGCGGCATCCTGATGATCGCGACGCTCGTGATCGTCGTGAACCTGTGCGTCGATCTGCTGTACGGCGTGCTCAACCCGCGCATCCGGCACACGAGGTAACACGCATGTTTCGATATCCCCCCATACACCGACGGGAGGCGTGATGGCCGACATCCACAACGCCTCCCCGCAAGCCGTCACGCCGCCGGGCGGCCGCGCGCTCGCCGCGCGCGAATTCTGGTCCAACTTCTCGCGCAACCGGGGCGCGGTCGGCGCGGCGTTCATCGTGCTGGCGCTGATCGTCGTCGCGATCTTCGCGCCGCTGATCGCGCCGCACAGCCCGATCGAGCAGTACCGCGACTACGTGAAGATTCCGCCCGCGTGGCTCGACGGCGGCCACTGGAAGTTCGTGCTCGGCACCGACGAAGCGGGCCGCGACATCCTCTCGCGGCTGATGTACGGCGCGCGGCTGTCGCTGTGGATCGGCTGCGTGTCGGTCGTGCTCGCGCTGATTCCGGGCGTCGTGCTCGGCCTCGTCGCCGCATTCTTCGACCGCTGGGCCGACACCCCGATCATGAGGCTGATGGACGTGCTGCTCGCGCTGCCGTCGCTGCTGCTCGCGGTCGCGGTCGTCGCGATCATCGGGCCGGGCCTCGCGAACACGATGCTCGCGATCGCGATCGTCGCGCTGCCGGGTTACGTGCGGCTCGCGCGCAGCTCCGCGCTCGGCGAGCTGCACAAGGAGTACGTCACCGCGTCGCGCGTCGCGGGCGCGAGCACGGCGCGCCTGATGTTCTCGCAGGTGCTGCCGAACTGCACCGCGCCGCTGATCGTGCAGGCGACGCTCGGCTTCTCGTCCGCGATTCTCGACGCGGCCGCGCTTGGTTTCCTCGGCCTCGGCGTGCAGCCGCCCGCCGCCGAGTGGGGCGCGATGCTCGCGTCGGCGCGCGACTACATCGACAGCGCGTGGTGGATCGTCACGATGCCGGGCCTGTCGATCCTGATCTCGGTGCTCGCGATCAACCTGCTCGGCGACGGGCTGCGCGACGCACTCGACCCGAAACTGAAACGGATGGCATGAAATGGGTGATCTGCTAACCATCCGCAATCTGGCGGTGGATTTCGGCGGCCTCGCGGCCGTCGATGGAATCGACCTGTCGGTCGCGCCGGGCGAGGTGCTCGGCATCGTCGGCGAGTCCGGCTCCGGCAAGAGCGTCACGATGATGGCGCTGATGGGGCTGATCGATGCGCCGGGCCGCGTGAGCGCGGACGGCGTCGAATTCGACGGCCGCGACCTGCTGAACGCGTCGCCGCGGGAGCGGCGCCGGATCGTCGGCAAGGACATCGCGATGGTGTTCCAGGACGCGCTGACGAGCCTGAACCCGAGCTACACGGTCGGCTACCAGATCCGCGAAGTGCTGAGGCAGCACGAAGGGCTGCGCGGCGCGGCGCTGGCGCGGCGCACGCTCGAACTGCTCGACCAGGTCGGCATTCCGGACGCGAAGAATCGCATGGAGTCGTTTCCGCACCAGATGTCCGGCGGGATGAACCAGCGCGTGATGATCGCGATGGCGATCGCGTGCAACCCGAAGCTGCTGATCGCCGACGAGCCGACCACCGCGCTCGACGTGACGATCCAGGCGCAGATCATGGAACTGCTGGTGCGTCTGCAACGCGAGCGCGGGATGGCGCTCGTGCTGATCTCGCACGACCTCGCGGTCGTGTCCGAGGTCGCGCAGCGCGTCGCGGTGATGTACGCCGGCCAGATCATCGAGACGAACCGGGTGCCGGACATCTTCGCCGCGCCGCACCATCCGTACACCGAGGCGCTGCTCGCCGCGATTCCGGAGCACAACGTCGGCGCGCGCCGGCTCGCCGCGCTGCCCGGCATGGTGCCGGGGCGCGACGACCGCCCGCACGGGTGCCTGTTCGCCCCGCGCTGCAAATACGCGGTGGACGACTGCCGCAAGGCCCGGCCGGCGCTCGCGCCGGTGCCGCGCGCCGGCGACGCGGCGCGCGCCCGCTGCATCAAGCCGCTGAATCTCGCGGCGGTCGCACCGACAGGAGGCGCACGATGAGCACGCCCGCACAGACGGCCGAGAGCCGCGCCGGCGACACCGTGCTGGTCGCCGACGATCTGAAGAAGCACTACCCGGTGCGCCGCGGGATGTTCGGCCAGGGCGTCGTGAAGGCGCTGAACGGCGTGTCGTTCTCGCTCGAACGCGGCCGCACGCTCGCGGTGGTCGGCGAGTCCGGTTGCGGCAAATCGACGCTCGCACGGCAACTGACGATGATCGAGGCGCCGACCTCCGGCCGGCTCGCGATCGACGGCGAGGACGTCGCGGACGCGGACCGCGCGCGGATCGCCGCGCTCAGGCGGCGCGTGCAGATGGTGTTCCAGAACCCGTATGCGTCGCTGAATCCGCGCAAGACGGTCGAGGACACGCTCGGCGAGCCGCTCGTCATCAACACGAAGCTGTCGGCGCCGGAACGCGCGGACCGCATCGCGCACATGATGCGGATCGTCGGGCTGCGGCCCGAGCACGCGAAGCGGTATCCGCACATGTTCTCCGGCGGCCAGCGCCAGCGCGTCGCGATCGCGCGCGCGATGATCCTCGACCCGCAGATCGTCGTCGCCGACGAGCCGGTGTCCGCGCTCGACGTGTCGATCCAGGCGCAGATCCTGAACCTGTTCATGGACCTGCAGGACCAGTTCCGCACGAGCTACGTGTTCATCTCGCACAACCTCGCCGTGGTCGAGCACGTCGCCGACGACGTGATGGTGATGTACCTCGGCGGCGTGGTCGAACTGGGCGACCGGCGCACGGTGATCGGCCGGCCGCGCCATCCGTACACGCGCGCGCTGCTGTCCGCGACGCCGGCGATCTTCGAGGCCGACCGGCGCACCAAGATCCGGCTCCAGGGCGAACTGCCGTCGCCGCTCAATCCGCCGTCCGGCTGCACGTTTCATCAGCGTTGTCCATATGCCGTCGAACGCTGCCGAAATGAGGTGCCGATGCTGCGCGAAGTGGAGGGACGTCAGGTATCCTGCCATCGTGCTGAGGAGGTAGGGGAATCGGATGCCTGAAGCGACGGCGGCGCGTCGTTTTGCGCGCCGCTTGCGGACAAGCGGCCGTCGTGCCGCTTTTCTGCCGCGCTCGTGGGCGCGCGCCGCAACGGGCGCCGCGCTCGCGCTGGCCATCGCGTTCGGGCCGCCGCTCGACCGGTGGCCCGAACGTGCATCCGAAACCTCGACCGGCGACGGGGCCGGCCCCGCCGGTCGCGCTGATTACGCCGGCGACGGCTGGCTGCCGGCCGCCCATGCGGCCGGCGCGGCCGCGAACACATCGACCGCCACCGCGCGCGGGCCGGCGCTGTCGCCGCCCGGCGGCGGGATCCCGGGCTTCCATGCGCCGCCCGCCACGGCGCCGGCCGTGCCGAACTACGCGTCGGGCACCACCGCCGGCGGCGCGATCCGCCGGCCGCCGACGCGCATGCCGTTCTACGTCGCGACGCGCGGCACCACGACTCTCTATCTGCTCGGCACGCTGCACGTCGGCGATCCGTCCGACTTTCCGCCGAACCAGCCGTTTCGCCCGTCGATCATGGCGGCGCTGAATGCGTCGCAGATCCTCGCGCTCGAACTGTCGCCGGACGAACTGCTCGTGTCGCAGGACGACGTGTCGAAGTTCGGCGTGTGCCGCCGCCCGTGTTTGCAGCAGATGCTGTCCGAGCCGCTGTGGCAGAAGCTCGAAGCGCGGATGCGCGGCAACCCCGACGCGCTCGCGGAAATCCGCAAGATGCGGCCGTGGCTCGCGTCGCTGCTGGTCGAAACCTACGATT from Paraburkholderia caballeronis encodes:
- a CDS encoding ABC transporter substrate-binding protein, encoding MKENNLLRVMRLTSVAALAAASIAGSPLARAAGGIPDKTLVYCSEGSPAGFDPALYTTGVDFTANTFTVYNRLVEFERGSTKIEPGLAQSWDVSSDGKVYTFHLRHGVKFQTTAYFKPSREFSADDVLFTFNRMLDPNQPFRKAYPVQFPYFTDMGLDKLIAKIEKVDPYTVRFTLNEPNAPFIANMAMEFASIQSAEYADQLLKAGKAADINQFPVGTGPFIFKSYTKDATIRFDGNPDYWKPGAVKVSKLIFSITPDASVRVQKIKRDECQVMSYPRPADIEPLKAQPTIAMPSQSGFNLGYLSYNVQHKPLDNVDVRHALDMAINKKAIIDSVYQGAGQLATNPMPPTQWSFDKTLTGNAYDPAKAKALLTKAGLANGFEITLWAMPVQRPYNPNARLMAEMIQADWAKIGVKAKIVTYEWGEYIKRAHAGEDDTMLIGWTGDNGDPDNWLGTLLGCEAINGNNFSKWCYKPFDDLIQKGRVTADQAQRTKYYVDAQRIFAQQLPFSPIAHSTVYQPVSKKVTDMRIDPLGFARFDGVGLQ
- a CDS encoding ABC transporter permease subunit produces the protein MFRFVLRRVGMVIPTFIGITILAFALIHLIPGDPIEVMMGERGVDPQMHADAMHRLGLDEPLPVQYLHYVWHALQGNLGVSVITNTSVMDEFLARFPATVELSICALIFALAIGLPAGVVAALKRGTLVDHGVMGTALTGYSMPIFWWGLILIMVFSAQLGWTPVSGRIAVEYDIPRVTGFLLIDSLLPGTDEGAFRSAVSHLILPAIVLGTIPLAVVARMTRSSMLEVLREDYIRTARAKGLSPARVIVVHALRNALIPVVTVIGLQVGTLLAGAVLTETLFSWPGIGKWLIDAISRRDYPVVQGGILMIATLVIVVNLCVDLLYGVLNPRIRHTR
- a CDS encoding ABC transporter permease subunit, translated to MADIHNASPQAVTPPGGRALAAREFWSNFSRNRGAVGAAFIVLALIVVAIFAPLIAPHSPIEQYRDYVKIPPAWLDGGHWKFVLGTDEAGRDILSRLMYGARLSLWIGCVSVVLALIPGVVLGLVAAFFDRWADTPIMRLMDVLLALPSLLLAVAVVAIIGPGLANTMLAIAIVALPGYVRLARSSALGELHKEYVTASRVAGASTARLMFSQVLPNCTAPLIVQATLGFSSAILDAAALGFLGLGVQPPAAEWGAMLASARDYIDSAWWIVTMPGLSILISVLAINLLGDGLRDALDPKLKRMA
- a CDS encoding ABC transporter ATP-binding protein translates to MGDLLTIRNLAVDFGGLAAVDGIDLSVAPGEVLGIVGESGSGKSVTMMALMGLIDAPGRVSADGVEFDGRDLLNASPRERRRIVGKDIAMVFQDALTSLNPSYTVGYQIREVLRQHEGLRGAALARRTLELLDQVGIPDAKNRMESFPHQMSGGMNQRVMIAMAIACNPKLLIADEPTTALDVTIQAQIMELLVRLQRERGMALVLISHDLAVVSEVAQRVAVMYAGQIIETNRVPDIFAAPHHPYTEALLAAIPEHNVGARRLAALPGMVPGRDDRPHGCLFAPRCKYAVDDCRKARPALAPVPRAGDAARARCIKPLNLAAVAPTGGAR
- a CDS encoding peptide ABC transporter ATP-binding protein, coding for MSTPAQTAESRAGDTVLVADDLKKHYPVRRGMFGQGVVKALNGVSFSLERGRTLAVVGESGCGKSTLARQLTMIEAPTSGRLAIDGEDVADADRARIAALRRRVQMVFQNPYASLNPRKTVEDTLGEPLVINTKLSAPERADRIAHMMRIVGLRPEHAKRYPHMFSGGQRQRVAIARAMILDPQIVVADEPVSALDVSIQAQILNLFMDLQDQFRTSYVFISHNLAVVEHVADDVMVMYLGGVVELGDRRTVIGRPRHPYTRALLSATPAIFEADRRTKIRLQGELPSPLNPPSGCTFHQRCPYAVERCRNEVPMLREVEGRQVSCHRAEEVGESDA
- a CDS encoding TraB/GumN family protein → MPEATAARRFARRLRTSGRRAAFLPRSWARAATGAALALAIAFGPPLDRWPERASETSTGDGAGPAGRADYAGDGWLPAAHAAGAAANTSTATARGPALSPPGGGIPGFHAPPATAPAVPNYASGTTAGGAIRRPPTRMPFYVATRGTTTLYLLGTLHVGDPSDFPPNQPFRPSIMAALNASQILALELSPDELLVSQDDVSKFGVCRRPCLQQMLSEPLWQKLEARMRGNPDALAEIRKMRPWLASLLVETYDSLSAGLQTEYGTEAQLQNVFLKLKGRRVVGLETLAEQMRAFTGLSLAQQREMLAQDLAQTPAQNVADVDALLRLWRVGDADAIAAWEVARSERLARNQSVSDSIDNRIVYERNRRFVSRMMQIAAPNRPIFVAIGALHLGGRSGVLALLRQRGFTVDPG